A stretch of [Clostridium] innocuum DNA encodes these proteins:
- a CDS encoding NTP transferase domain-containing protein gives MNLTLNQFETLVYIERHQNDKCTQRRLAKKLDLSLGVINKTLTELQDSEVIKTRGSSMYDVTLKGYEVLEPYRVKKAIFLAAGFGSRMVPITLNTPKPLVLVHGKRIIETLLDAVVAAGIEDITIVRGYLGEQFDVLLHKYPKIKFIENPLFNETNNISSAYLIKDMMCNAYVLESDLLLYNPEIIRKYEYTTNYCGIKMDVTDDWCFYTRKGYISRLAVGGKDCHQMVGISFWNKEDGEKMAKDIEEVFKMPGGKEKYWDEVALREKLSNHKVIVKPVRKEDIVEIDTFKELKQIDPIYNV, from the coding sequence ATGAACCTTACATTAAATCAGTTTGAAACCCTTGTGTATATCGAACGCCATCAAAACGACAAATGCACCCAGAGAAGACTGGCAAAAAAGCTGGATCTTTCTCTCGGTGTCATCAATAAAACCCTGACGGAGCTGCAGGACAGCGAGGTGATCAAAACCAGAGGCAGCTCTATGTACGATGTTACCCTCAAGGGCTACGAGGTACTGGAGCCCTATCGCGTGAAGAAGGCGATCTTTCTTGCGGCCGGCTTTGGATCCCGCATGGTTCCGATCACCTTAAATACACCCAAGCCACTTGTTCTGGTACATGGAAAGCGCATCATAGAAACCCTGCTAGATGCTGTCGTGGCTGCAGGGATCGAGGATATCACAATTGTGCGCGGCTATCTGGGAGAGCAGTTTGACGTACTCCTGCACAAATATCCGAAAATCAAATTCATTGAGAATCCTCTGTTTAACGAAACCAATAATATTTCCAGTGCCTATCTGATTAAGGATATGATGTGCAATGCCTATGTGCTGGAAAGCGATCTGTTGCTGTACAATCCGGAAATTATTCGTAAATATGAATATACGACGAATTACTGCGGTATTAAAATGGACGTTACCGATGACTGGTGCTTCTATACCCGAAAGGGCTATATCAGCAGACTTGCCGTAGGTGGCAAGGACTGTCATCAGATGGTGGGAATCTCCTTCTGGAATAAGGAAGATGGAGAGAAAATGGCGAAGGATATCGAAGAGGTGTTTAAAATGCCGGGCGGTAAGGAAAAGTATTGGGATGAGGTGGCATTGCGTGAAAAGCTGTCCAATCACAAGGTCATAGTAAAGCCGGTCCGTAAGGAGGATATCGTGGAAATCGACACGTTCAAGGAATTGAAGCAGATCGATCCCATCTATAATGTTTAA
- a CDS encoding M23 family metallopeptidase: MNKPILMRFPLIGEWNTPNTPGSRIPSHGTNALGTRYAYDFLQLNWKKRGHPCYRSHVLSYLLFGVALSSCYCYGLPVYAPCDGRVVYVMDGCRERKRAWFFSDALMAFKNSRRRQNQEICEISGNAVIIQYTDTIYAAFCHLQPNSIAVAVGQYVKAGDFIGSIGHSGNSMFPHLHFQLMDSADFLHANGLPCAFAQYEVLENGQWHTVYGGIPTAQQRIRYAPVDEYV, from the coding sequence ATGAATAAGCCGATTCTTATGCGTTTTCCGTTAATTGGCGAATGGAATACGCCCAATACACCGGGAAGCCGCATCCCCAGTCATGGCACAAATGCGCTGGGTACCAGATACGCCTATGACTTTCTGCAGCTGAACTGGAAAAAAAGAGGACATCCCTGCTATCGCTCCCATGTCCTTTCGTATCTGTTATTCGGTGTCGCATTATCTTCGTGCTATTGCTATGGATTGCCTGTGTATGCCCCATGTGATGGAAGGGTTGTATATGTGATGGATGGCTGCAGAGAAAGAAAACGCGCCTGGTTTTTCTCTGATGCCCTGATGGCTTTTAAAAACAGTCGTCGCAGGCAGAACCAAGAAATATGTGAAATCAGCGGAAATGCCGTAATAATCCAGTATACAGATACGATTTATGCCGCCTTCTGTCACCTGCAGCCGAATTCGATTGCGGTGGCTGTTGGACAGTATGTCAAAGCAGGAGATTTTATCGGCAGCATCGGACACAGTGGCAATTCCATGTTCCCCCATCTTCATTTCCAGCTCATGGACAGTGCTGATTTTCTGCATGCGAACGGGCTTCCCTGTGCCTTTGCCCAATATGAGGTGTTGGAAAACGGACAATGGCACACTGTATACGGAGGTATCCCCACAGCACAGCAGCGGATACGCTATGCCCCGGTAGATGAATACGTATAA
- a CDS encoding DUF134 domain-containing protein, producing the protein MPRPCKKKCVSSIPSYTAFIHTDEPIPASHIQMSVEEYETIRLIDYLGWNQEECAKQMQTSRGSVQSLYNEARRKLSRFLMEGSAMVIAGGNYQLNLAQKPTGDDSMKIAVTYDNGQVFQHFGHTQMFKLYEVTNQEVTATRLLDTNGNGHSALVTLLKANQVDTLICGGIGGGAKNALAEAGIELYGGACGDADAQVTSFLNGNLQYNPNIQCSHHGEGHTCGSHEGHGHSCGSSHL; encoded by the coding sequence ATGCCACGACCTTGCAAGAAAAAATGCGTGTCCTCCATACCGAGCTATACTGCTTTCATCCATACAGATGAGCCGATTCCCGCAAGTCATATCCAAATGAGTGTAGAGGAATATGAGACCATTCGTCTGATTGATTATCTGGGATGGAATCAGGAGGAATGTGCAAAGCAGATGCAGACCAGCAGAGGCAGCGTGCAATCCCTGTATAATGAGGCAAGACGCAAGCTTTCCCGCTTTCTCATGGAAGGCAGTGCAATGGTGATAGCCGGCGGCAATTATCAGCTGAACCTTGCACAGAAACCAACAGGAGATGATAGTATGAAAATTGCAGTTACGTATGATAACGGACAGGTGTTCCAGCACTTTGGACACACACAGATGTTTAAGCTTTATGAGGTTACAAATCAGGAAGTCACAGCAACCAGACTCCTGGACACCAATGGTAACGGCCACAGTGCGCTGGTCACCCTGCTGAAAGCAAATCAGGTGGATACACTGATCTGCGGCGGTATCGGAGGCGGTGCGAAGAATGCACTTGCGGAAGCCGGTATCGAGCTGTATGGTGGCGCATGTGGTGATGCAGATGCACAGGTTACCTCCTTTCTGAACGGCAATCTGCAATACAATCCGAATATCCAGTGTTCTCACCACGGTGAGGGACATACCTGCGGAAGCCATGAGGGACATGGACATTCCTGCGGTTCTTCTCATCTATAG
- a CDS encoding TetR/AcrR family transcriptional regulator: MSAITPQLQEQRKAALLNAALREFAEYGYEQASTNRIAKEAGLSKPLMFHYVGNKQQLFLFVYEYFFDLLNKEYYRQLDCTEPDVIKRLHGAYRLQLRLLYAYPWVFDFFKMYASMDIRIFDEDLQQRLKKCRTKDCTDLFEQYDHSLFISQLEEAACMQILYCSCKGFGDLMLEKIRTMQKEELSFSSVEEDLHVFFEGLRRLMYKDGAAEAPHACNE, encoded by the coding sequence ATGTCCGCAATAACGCCACAGCTTCAGGAACAGCGAAAAGCAGCACTGTTGAACGCTGCATTGAGAGAATTCGCAGAGTACGGCTATGAGCAGGCTTCTACAAACAGAATCGCAAAGGAAGCCGGACTTTCCAAGCCGCTTATGTTTCACTATGTTGGTAATAAACAGCAGCTGTTTCTCTTCGTTTACGAATACTTCTTCGACCTGCTCAATAAGGAGTATTACAGACAGCTGGATTGTACAGAGCCGGATGTAATCAAACGGCTTCATGGTGCATATCGGTTACAGCTGCGCCTGCTGTATGCATATCCATGGGTATTCGATTTTTTCAAAATGTATGCGAGCATGGATATCCGGATATTTGATGAAGACCTGCAACAAAGGCTGAAAAAGTGCAGGACGAAGGACTGTACCGATTTGTTTGAACAATATGATCACAGTCTGTTTATATCGCAGCTGGAGGAAGCCGCATGTATGCAGATTCTCTATTGCTCCTGTAAAGGGTTTGGTGATCTGATGCTGGAAAAAATCAGAACAATGCAAAAGGAAGAGCTCAGCTTTTCTTCCGTCGAAGAGGATTTACATGTATTTTTCGAGGGTCTGCGCAGACTTATGTATAAGGACGGTGCAGCCGAAGCTCCCCATGCCTGCAATGAATAA
- a CDS encoding histidinol phosphate phosphatase — MNYYDQHVHSSFSFDSQTELSDYLKHADGCFVTTEHVDLENSANHFMDSWMDYDRYSLYLENLQKNTDIRLLKGVEIGWLRKHHGRLMAWLQCKQFDIILLSIHQNGIFDYMDEEAKKHDIIYILRSYFQQMLDALRSGIPANVLSHFDYVSRIQDVDTDTFLTIAHPYMEKIFPEMIKRGIALELNTRSMFQYGQLPLYEIVVDWYIQMGGRMFTMSSDAHKAQAYAYHFDEGKEFLRRHDISKLTVFQEGKPIEIAWE, encoded by the coding sequence ATGAACTATTACGATCAGCATGTCCATTCCAGTTTTTCCTTTGATTCACAAACAGAGCTGTCTGACTATCTGAAGCATGCGGATGGTTGCTTTGTGACTACCGAGCACGTGGATTTGGAAAATTCCGCCAACCATTTCATGGATAGCTGGATGGACTATGACCGCTATTCTTTATATCTTGAGAATTTGCAGAAAAATACAGACATCCGACTTCTGAAAGGTGTGGAAATCGGCTGGCTCAGAAAACATCATGGACGGCTTATGGCCTGGCTGCAATGCAAGCAATTTGATATTATCCTGCTCAGTATACATCAGAACGGAATCTTTGATTATATGGATGAGGAAGCTAAAAAGCATGATATCATCTATATTCTGCGTTCTTATTTCCAGCAGATGCTCGATGCGCTGCGCAGTGGTATTCCAGCCAATGTTCTCAGTCATTTTGATTATGTCAGTCGCATACAGGATGTTGATACCGATACATTTCTCACCATTGCACATCCGTATATGGAGAAAATATTTCCGGAAATGATTAAGCGTGGCATTGCCCTGGAGCTGAATACCCGCAGTATGTTTCAGTATGGACAGCTGCCTTTATATGAAATCGTGGTGGACTGGTATATACAGATGGGAGGAAGGATGTTTACCATGAGCTCGGACGCGCACAAAGCGCAAGCCTATGCCTACCATTTTGATGAGGGAAAGGAATTTCTGCGGCGGCATGATATTTCAAAGCTGACAGTCTTTCAGGAAGGAAAGCCGATTGAAATTGCGTGGGAATAA
- a CDS encoding helix-turn-helix transcriptional regulator, translating into MKEELILRNRLKQARTAMHLSQTQLAELVGVSRNTISSIETGQFNPTAKLALILCIALEQKFEDLFYFDEA; encoded by the coding sequence CTGAAGGAAGAACTGATTCTACGCAACCGGCTGAAGCAGGCCCGTACCGCTATGCACCTATCTCAGACACAGCTGGCAGAGCTTGTCGGTGTTTCGCGCAACACCATCAGCTCCATTGAGACAGGCCAGTTCAATCCGACCGCCAAGCTTGCTCTCATCCTGTGTATTGCCCTCGAGCAGAAATTTGAAGACCTGTTTTATTTCGATGAAGCATGA
- a CDS encoding heavy-metal-associated domain-containing protein, which produces MKVCYDNGKDRSEFMKKAFQVEGMMCQHCEQRVNKALQGMEGVSACSASAKDGIVNVEYDAQRINDAAIIQAITDTGYDVKG; this is translated from the coding sequence ATGAAAGTATGCTATGATAACGGTAAAGATAGGAGTGAGTTTATGAAAAAAGCATTTCAGGTTGAAGGTATGATGTGCCAGCACTGTGAACAGCGTGTAAATAAGGCACTGCAAGGCATGGAAGGCGTTAGCGCCTGTTCGGCAAGTGCAAAAGACGGTATTGTCAATGTGGAGTATGATGCGCAGCGGATCAATGATGCCGCTATTATACAGGCAATCACAGACACCGGATATGATGTAAAAGGGTAA
- the trxA gene encoding thioredoxin: protein MTIHVTSGNYEEEILDSTEPVLIDFYADWCGPCQMLKPVIEQISEEAEHTKIVKINIDEEPQLAGMFQVMSIPTLVYMQNGSIQGSVSGYHSLEQIKSWIGE from the coding sequence ATGACAATACATGTAACAAGCGGGAATTATGAAGAGGAAATACTGGACAGCACAGAGCCTGTCCTCATTGATTTCTATGCAGACTGGTGCGGTCCCTGTCAGATGCTGAAGCCGGTCATCGAACAGATCAGCGAAGAGGCGGAACATACAAAAATCGTGAAAATCAACATTGATGAAGAGCCTCAGCTGGCCGGCATGTTTCAGGTTATGAGCATTCCAACACTGGTATATATGCAGAATGGCTCCATACAGGGAAGTGTCAGCGGCTATCACAGCCTGGAACAAATCAAATCCTGGATTGGGGAATAG
- a CDS encoding 4Fe-4S binding protein: protein MKKKWSDYFWIASLLYLFLGLFHILFAWLGLICFLVPLLLAVGKGEKSYCNHYCGRGQLMQRLGNRFSAQRACPGWLRSRWFRYGFLLFFLSMFASMLYMSYAVLQGKPLSASITLLWTVRIPWFVKSGAPDWILQFAYGFYSLMLTSTMLGILTMLVYKPRTCCVYCPMGTMTQMVCRVKKRKF, encoded by the coding sequence ATGAAAAAGAAATGGTCAGATTATTTTTGGATTGCATCCCTGCTGTATTTGTTTCTCGGTTTGTTTCATATTCTGTTTGCCTGGCTGGGACTCATTTGTTTTCTGGTACCGCTGCTGCTGGCTGTTGGAAAAGGAGAAAAGAGCTACTGTAATCATTACTGCGGCCGGGGACAGCTTATGCAGCGTCTGGGAAATCGGTTTTCTGCACAGCGAGCCTGTCCTGGATGGCTGAGAAGCAGGTGGTTTCGCTATGGTTTTCTGCTGTTCTTTTTATCAATGTTTGCCAGTATGCTGTATATGAGCTATGCTGTTCTGCAGGGAAAGCCGCTATCCGCTTCCATCACACTTTTATGGACTGTGCGGATTCCATGGTTTGTAAAGTCCGGTGCACCGGACTGGATACTGCAGTTTGCATACGGCTTTTACAGTCTGATGCTGACAAGCACGATGCTGGGCATCCTCACCATGCTGGTGTATAAACCCCGGACATGTTGTGTATACTGTCCAATGGGTACCATGACACAGATGGTATGCAGAGTAAAAAAAAGGAAATTTTGA
- a CDS encoding 4Fe-4S binding protein, producing MAFYTILFSPCGGTRRIAEILEREWKEEQRICIDLCDLQVTKSLLYFKEDDTCIIAMPSYGGRAPQTALQRLRVIQGNHASAILVCSYGNRAYEDTLLEMKERAQESGFVCRAAIAAVAEHSIMHQYGAGRPDAQDTQELNVFARQIREHLEKDAACELQVTGNHPYKPYNGVPLKPSANQSCMQCGQCAAQCPVQAIPIKHPEKTDTDRCISCMRCVAVCPVHARSLNKLLLAVSVRKLHKACVTRKSNDLFL from the coding sequence ATGGCATTTTATACGATTCTATTCAGTCCCTGCGGCGGAACAAGGCGCATTGCTGAAATACTGGAGCGTGAATGGAAGGAAGAACAACGTATCTGTATCGACCTTTGTGATCTACAGGTAACAAAAAGTCTTCTTTATTTTAAAGAGGATGATACCTGCATCATAGCTATGCCTTCCTATGGAGGAAGAGCACCACAAACAGCATTGCAGCGACTGCGTGTCATACAGGGAAATCATGCTTCTGCTATTCTGGTATGCAGCTATGGCAATCGTGCCTATGAGGATACTCTGCTGGAGATGAAGGAACGTGCACAGGAAAGCGGCTTTGTGTGCCGTGCCGCGATCGCGGCTGTTGCCGAGCATTCCATCATGCATCAGTATGGAGCCGGACGTCCCGATGCACAGGATACACAGGAGCTTAATGTATTTGCCCGTCAGATACGGGAGCATTTGGAAAAGGATGCGGCATGTGAGCTGCAAGTAACGGGAAACCATCCGTATAAGCCCTATAACGGAGTTCCGTTGAAGCCTTCTGCAAATCAATCGTGTATGCAATGTGGGCAGTGCGCCGCACAATGCCCTGTACAGGCGATCCCGATAAAGCATCCGGAAAAAACAGACACAGACCGTTGTATATCCTGTATGCGCTGCGTCGCTGTTTGTCCTGTACATGCCCGCAGCTTGAATAAGCTGTTGCTGGCGGTTTCTGTTAGAAAGCTGCATAAGGCCTGTGTGACAAGAAAGAGTAACGATTTGTTTCTGTGA
- a CDS encoding helix-turn-helix transcriptional regulator, giving the protein MFHLKMIEYRKKNMMTQEELADRLGVSRQTITKWEKGTILPSLEYLIDLSRLFGVTIDHLVKDDDCICESSHQVHTTALAEFLVTAKQSTYAAQKNKTEGTRQGSHDYMFSRNPYTYRDSFFGASCFSGQELVYRDAQACWSMNYYGTVLHEAFHGDFLKEALMLVDTQRPYRGPAMYRKGEYTYISEVEGDICLFQGHESIFYQTQKIYEGCFHGGVIR; this is encoded by the coding sequence ATGTTTCATTTAAAAATGATAGAGTATAGGAAAAAGAATATGATGACACAAGAAGAATTAGCTGATAGATTAGGTGTCTCCAGACAAACGATTACAAAATGGGAGAAGGGAACGATTCTGCCGAGTTTGGAATATCTGATTGATTTGTCTCGGTTATTTGGAGTAACGATTGATCATTTGGTTAAGGATGATGATTGTATATGTGAAAGTTCACATCAGGTTCACACAACAGCCCTCGCGGAATTTTTAGTAACTGCCAAGCAATCAACCTATGCGGCGCAGAAAAATAAAACAGAAGGGACAAGACAAGGCTCCCATGACTATATGTTTTCCAGAAATCCATATACATACCGAGATTCATTCTTTGGCGCTTCCTGTTTTTCCGGTCAGGAGCTGGTTTACAGGGATGCTCAGGCCTGCTGGAGTATGAATTATTACGGAACAGTTTTACATGAAGCCTTTCATGGTGATTTTTTGAAAGAGGCACTTATGCTTGTCGATACGCAAAGACCCTATAGGGGACCTGCTATGTACAGAAAAGGAGAATATACCTATATTTCAGAAGTAGAAGGAGACATCTGTTTATTTCAAGGTCATGAAAGCATATTTTATCAGACGCAGAAAATATATGAGGGCTGTTTTCACGGCGGAGTGATTCGATAG
- a CDS encoding 4Fe-4S binding protein produces the protein MKKAFVEEKECIACGTCLVTCPRQAIHIAHGCYAVIDSVRCVGCGLCSKACPANVIEVHS, from the coding sequence TTGAAAAAAGCTTTTGTAGAAGAAAAAGAGTGTATTGCCTGTGGAACCTGTCTTGTCACATGTCCCCGTCAGGCGATACACATTGCGCATGGCTGTTACGCAGTCATTGATTCTGTGCGCTGTGTAGGCTGCGGTCTATGCAGTAAGGCCTGTCCAGCAAACGTTATTGAGGTGCATTCATGA
- a CDS encoding DUF1905 domain-containing protein — protein MNPKIYEFDAVLQKVDGIDGAYIEFPWDVKEEFQKGRVYVHATFDNVAYDGSLVRMKTVRHILGVRKDIRAKIGKQPGDSIHVTIQERSR, from the coding sequence ATGAATCCAAAAATCTATGAATTTGATGCCGTGCTGCAAAAGGTTGATGGTATCGATGGTGCCTATATCGAGTTTCCGTGGGATGTAAAAGAAGAATTTCAAAAGGGGAGGGTCTACGTACATGCGACATTTGACAATGTGGCGTATGATGGCTCCCTTGTCCGCATGAAGACTGTCCGCCATATTTTAGGTGTGCGCAAGGATATCCGCGCTAAAATAGGGAAGCAGCCGGGAGACAGCATTCATGTTACCATACAGGAAAGAAGCCGCTGA